CAGCGAGACCAGATAGATTGGTGCGGCTCGGCGGACGAGAGCCGCCTCCCTTGTAGCGGGACGTGGAACCGACTACGGCTGCGGCTACGGAACAACCACGATGGCGATGCTGTCGACCTGGAACACCTCGCCGGCCGCGCCCGGGTAATCGAGGATCTGCACGTCCAGGGTAGAGCCGGTCGCCTGCGCGACGTGCTCGGTCAGCAGCAGCTGCCAGGCCGGCGTCAGCGGCACGAAGGGGGAGTAGGTCGCCGTCCCGACCAACACCCCGTTCAGGTACTCGCGGACCCGGATGCGGGCCCGCCCTGTGGCCACCTCCGTGCGCGCGCGGACCCAGGCGGTGAAGCGGTAGTGCGTCCCTGCGGCCCCGGTCGTGGCGACCCAGTTGGGGCTGTCGTTGATGCCGAACGTGGCCGTGGAGGCAGGGCCTCGCACTTCCAGGGCAACCGCCCCCTCCTGCCCGCCCGGGACCCGCTGGAGGGTCGACCCCCCGTAGGCAGTCCAGCCGCTGGTGTCGGTTTCGAAGGAGGGATTCCTGACCAGGTTGCCCGGGTCGGCCACCGTCACCGTGGCGCTGGCGGTACTGCTCGCCCCGGTGGTGTCGGTCACCGTGACAGTGGCGGTGTAGGTCCCGGGAGTGGCGTAGGTATGGGGGGCCGTGGCACCGGGCTGCGGGCCGATCAGGGCGCTCCCGTCACCGGCGTCAAACGCGTACGAGACAATCGTCTCCTCCGCCGCCGCGCTCGAGCCCGAGGCATCCAGCGTCACCGTGAGCGGTGCCGGCCCTGAGGACGGTGCGACCGTCAGGGCCGCCACCGGGGCGGCGCTGGGCACGTACTCCAGGGCCCCCCGATCAGCGTAGGGAACCGGGCCGGCCCCGGTGTTGGGCGTGGCCGGGTCGTCCACTCGGGGGTTCCCCGCGGCGTCGGTCTCTGCCCAGTGGGGCACCGAGGAGTCAGCGGAATCAATCGCGGGCGATCCCGGAAGGAGGCGGAAATCCCCTCCCACGGGGTTGCGAAACCGCGGGTCTGCCTGGAGGGAAGCCGCGTCCTGGCCGGTGCCGGCCGTGAAGGCGGCGAGGGTCGTGTACGTGGTCCCGGAGAACTTGATCGGTGCCTGGCTGGTGCGGTTCCAGAAAAGATTGAAGTTGGACGCGAAGCCGGCCGCGGCGGTAGTGTCTACGAAGAGGTCGAACTCCCCTGTGGGCCCGTTATCGGCCCCGATGGAGTTGAAGATGTGGGTATCGGTGGCTTCCCACCCCACGGAGAAGCCCCGGCCGGCGTTCCCCCACGCCACATCGCCGACGTGGCGACTCCCCACCGACCGGGACAGGTGGAAGCCGTGGCCGCAGTTGTGCCAGGAGCGGTTCTGCAACGAGAGGGTGTTGCTGGAGCTTTGGATCTTAATCCCCGTGCCACGGTTGTCGTGAACAGTGTTGCGCTGGATGAGACTGCTGGCCGCAGCGTCGATACGGATGCCATCATTACTGTTACGGAAGACCTCGTTGTCCTGGATTATCGCGCTCCCGCAACGACCCAGGCGTATCCCACCGCCCGATACCACGTTCGAGCCAATCAGGGCGTTCGTGAAGCCCGACACGTCGATCGCCTGCAAGGTAACGAAGGTCACAGTGTTATGCGTGAGCGTGAGACTCGTGGCGCCAGTGGACGAAGCATTCGCATAGATCCCGAACGCGCCCCGGGTGATGGTGAAGCCGTCGATGGTCACCCAGGAACGCGCATCAATGTCGAAGTTCCTGCCCCGCCGGCTGATCAGGGTCTGGTGGGTTCCCGGGTTGTCCCCCCCGAGGTTGACGTAGATGCTCCCCCCGGAGGCGTACCCGAAGGTGCCGGGGGGGACGGCGGCCGGCTCCACGACGGAGGTGCTCAGGAGAGTCAAAGGGGCCCCATCGACGAAGACCTGGCGCGGGAACCAGGTGACTCCGACCGCCTGCCAGACGGTGCCGGTGGCGGGGGTCCAGAGGGCGGGGTCGGAGAAATCGTCCGCCCCGTCCACCACCACGCCGGGCCCGAGGGCCTGGAAGACGAAAGGGCTTCCCTCAACGCCCGACGCCCGCACGGTGACCTGCTCCCGGTAGATGGCCGGCTTGACGAGGATGGTGGTGCCGGGCCCGCCCCGGGCGGCCGCGGCGGCCGACATGGTGCAGTAGGGAGGGTTCCCCTCGGTGCCGGCCCCGGGCGCTGTATCCGAGCAGCCGGGGTTGGCCCCGTCCACGACGAAGGTGCCGGCGGCGCGGGCGTCCCCCCCGCCCCCGAGCCAGCAGACGAGGCCCAGGAGCCCCGCTCCGACCCCCCGCGCCACCCGACCCCGCTCCGACCCCGCCACGCTTGAAGTTGCCTGTTCCATTCCCCACCCTTCCCTACTAGGCAGAGACCGCGTCGGCCCCTGCCCCGAGTGCCCGAGTGGCAGTGGCTCCACTCCCAGGGGGCATGCAGGTTCCCTCCGCCCGATCCGCTAGCGCCCTCGGCTCAGGGCAAGGCTCGACCCGTTCCCTTCCCCGTCCCCGCGGCCGTTCGCCGTGGCCGTGAAGAGAAGAATCTCAGTCGCGAGGTGGTCCACCTGAACCATCTCGCACGGCGTGACCGGAGCCTACTCCAGACCCTCCCGTAGAGGCGGCCCCGGCAGAGCCGAGAGGGTCGGAGGGGCCGCCAGGATCCGGAGCCGATGTGAGTTGTGCCGCGGCACCGATAGGAGAGGAACCGCTGCCTCTCCCCCCAGGGGATTAGAGAGCCCCCGCCTCACAGACCGAACGCGCAGTCTTTCTGGTGGACTTCGCCGTGCTGGCAGGTCTCCTCCGGCGTGCCACCGAGGGCACCGCCCGGCAGCAGCAGGAGCGTGTCGGTGATCAGGCTCCACCAAGACCAACCACTTTCTATCGGTCTATAAGCAACTTCTCTGCCAAGGTGCGATTCTCGCGGGGGCAGCTACATACGCAAACCAGCTCGCACCCCGATTCCACAATCTGTGGGAAAGACTAGTCAAATCATGCAAAGTCTCGCACACCGAGAGAGGCGGGGCTTCGCGGGGGGGCTGCGGCGCGGGTGCGGGGCCCAGAGCTCGCTGGAGAGGAGCGGAACACCGGAGCGGTCGGCGCATCGGGGACTTCCGACGGTCTTGGAAGCGGGCGGGCAAAGCCCTCGGGCGCCCCGAGCTGACCCCACACGACCTGTGGCGCTCGGCCGCGCGGAACATGGACCGCCGGGGCATCAGCCGCACCGTGGCGATGGCGATGGCGGGCTGGAAGACGGACGCGATCTACCGGCGGTACCGGATCGTGAGACGAGGACCTACGGGAGGCCGCGGCCAAGCTGGAGGGCCCGACCTTTGCTGCGGCTTTGCCCCCTGAGGCTCCGGAGGCCGCGCCAGCCTCCCGTACCTCGCATATCTCGGGATGATGCAAGCCGTGAATTCCGTGGCGGGAACTGGCAATCGCCGGAACGGCGAGAAGTTAGGCTTGTGGCCAGTTTCAGTCTGGCA
This genomic stretch from Candidatus Methylomirabilis sp. harbors:
- a CDS encoding right-handed parallel beta-helix repeat-containing protein, whose amino-acid sequence is MAGSERGRVARGVGAGLLGLVCWLGGGGDARAAGTFVVDGANPGCSDTAPGAGTEGNPPYCTMSAAAAARGGPGTTILVKPAIYREQVTVRASGVEGSPFVFQALGPGVVVDGADDFSDPALWTPATGTVWQAVGVTWFPRQVFVDGAPLTLLSTSVVEPAAVPPGTFGYASGGSIYVNLGGDNPGTHQTLISRRGRNFDIDARSWVTIDGFTITRGAFGIYANASSTGATSLTLTHNTVTFVTLQAIDVSGFTNALIGSNVVSGGGIRLGRCGSAIIQDNEVFRNSNDGIRIDAAASSLIQRNTVHDNRGTGIKIQSSSNTLSLQNRSWHNCGHGFHLSRSVGSRHVGDVAWGNAGRGFSVGWEATDTHIFNSIGADNGPTGEFDLFVDTTAAAGFASNFNLFWNRTSQAPIKFSGTTYTTLAAFTAGTGQDAASLQADPRFRNPVGGDFRLLPGSPAIDSADSSVPHWAETDAAGNPRVDDPATPNTGAGPVPYADRGALEYVPSAAPVAALTVAPSSGPAPLTVTLDASGSSAAAEETIVSYAFDAGDGSALIGPQPGATAPHTYATPGTYTATVTVTDTTGASSTASATVTVADPGNLVRNPSFETDTSGWTAYGGSTLQRVPGGQEGAVALEVRGPASTATFGINDSPNWVATTGAAGTHYRFTAWVRARTEVATGRARIRVREYLNGVLVGTATYSPFVPLTPAWQLLLTEHVAQATGSTLDVQILDYPGAAGEVFQVDSIAIVVVP